Genomic DNA from Pyramidobacter porci:
CCGTGCACATTTGTCCCGTCTGCAATCTGTATGAATATGCCTATCTGGTCAGCGGCGGCGAGGTGATCGACCATTTCCCCGTGAGCGCGCGCGGCAAACTGCAATAGAAGCGGAGCGGCGAAGGAGTTTTTCGGCAAAAGTCTTTTGGAGACGGCAAAAATGAAGAGGCGTTGAAGTTCGATAGACGCTGGATCGAAGACCATTTCTTGGAAACAATGTTCCACGTGGAACATTGAAAGCGTTCGCCGGTTGGTGAAATTCAACTCATCAACCGGCGAACGCTTTTTCGTCTTTTGCGGAAGGTATTCGTTTATTTGCTCCAGCGGATCAGCAGGCCGTCGCAGGGGAGTTTCTGCACGTTCTTGAGGCGGTAGTATTGAGGGAATCCCGTCAGGTTGTCCGTGCCGGCCACGGCGGAGCGCGGCGAGGCTGCCGCGAACGATCACATTTCCCCAAGAGGAATGTTATGGAGATACCTGGCGAAAACATCCAGACGTATGCCAGCCGATTAAAAAACTCGACATCATGAATGCCTTCAATGAAGGTCTCCTCATGAGATTTTTTGCCTAGCTGCGTTCACTCTGCCTGGATATTGTCGGACAAAAAGGCCCCTTTCAACCGTAATGGCTGAGAGGGAGCTTTCTCATATTTCAAGAATCGTCCGTTTCTTTATATCGAACTCTTCCTGAGTAATAATTCCTTCATCAAGAAGCTTTTTCAAATTTCGTAACTCGACGGTATAATCTGACGCCATTGCGCAGGAGTTTCCTGCTCTTTCATCGAATTTTTCCGCATGAGTTATCGCATCTTTTATTTTCTCAACCCATTCCTTGCCGTGATGCACGACGAACTTATACGACGAGTTAGAGGTAGATACAATAATATGCTGTGAAATCAAAAAATTAGCGCTCATACGTACATCCGTTATATCGCGCAAGTCGATTTTTGCTTCTTTCCTGCCGATATTTAATCCATGGGCGCTGAAAGACAAACTCTTATTCGTAAGAAGCAGCTTTCCCCCCGCCGAGACAATGCCGGTCAAATAATTGGCAGACCCTAAAAGAATGGGTTTCTCTCCCTTGCCCAGCAGTCTGCCGAACACATAAATTCCAGGATATTTATTCTCGATCTTTGATTCCAGGTCAAACGGTATCTCGCTTAGGTCCACATAGTTTTCTTTTGACAGGATAACATAGCTGCCGCAGTAATCGCATCTATATTTTGCAGGATTATATGCTCCGCCGCAGTTGGGACAATTGAGCGTCTTCAAAATCGTTTCCTCCTTCATAATAAATTTTTGTCCGTATCCAAGTTTCGTTAAGATATATACTATTTATGTCTCTTTGTCAAACGTCGGGTAAATCTTTGGCGTTCTCATTCTTCGCGTGAATTTCTGCCGGGATCATGGCGTCTCCATCCTTGTTTTTTCTGGCTTTTGCTGCGGCAAGCTTCGCAATGGGGAGCGCAAAATGAGCAGCCGCCGCAGCTGCGCCGCGAGGCGTGCAAGGCGAAATAAACGCTTGCGGCGAGCGCGCCGAGCGTCAGCCAGCTGGCGGCGTTCATCACGCCCACCCCAGCAGCAGGCCGGTCAGCCTGACGGCGCCCGCGCATAGCCAGGCCACGACGCACTGGCCGACGACGATGCCGAACGCCCAGCGTCCGCCCAGTTCGCGCTTGATCGCAGCGACGGCGGCCACGCAAGGCGTGTAGAGCAGGCAAAACGCCAGCAGTGCCGCGGCCGAGAGCGGCGAGATCAGCGCCAGCAGACGCTCCGTGCTGCCGAGCGTGACCGTCAGCGTGGCGACGACGCTTTCTTTGGCGATGAAGCCCGTCACCAGCGCCGCGGACACGCGCCAGTCGCCGAAGCCCAGCGGCGCGAACAGCGGCGAAACGAAGCCGGAGACGGTGGCGAGCATGCTGTCCTTCGAATCGGCGACCGCGTTCAGATGGAAGTCGAACGTTTGCAGGAACCAGATAACGATCGTGGCCATGAAAATGATCGTGAAGGCGCGCTGCAAAAAGTCCTTCGCTTTGTCCCACATCAGCCGCATCACGTTTTTCAGCCCCGGCAGGCGGTAGTTGGGAAGCTCCAGCACGAAGGGCACCGCCTCGCCCTTGAAGACGGTGTTCTTGCCCAGCAGGGAGACGAGAACGGCGATGACGATGCCGAGCGCGTACAGTCCGGTCGTGATCAGGCCGCTGTACCGGGGAAAGAACGCCGCCGTGAAGAAGCCGTAGATCGGCAGCTTGGCCGAGCAGCTCATGAACGGCGTCAGCATGATCGTCATGCGCCGGTCGCGCTCCGACGGCAGCGTGCGGCAGGCCATGACGGCCGGCACGGTGCAGCCGAAGCCGATCAGCATCGGCACGATGCTGCGCCCCGACAGGCCGATGCGCCGCAGCAGCCGATCCATCACGAACGCCACGCGTGCCATGTAGCCGCTGTCCTCCAGCATGGACAGGAAGAAAAACAGCACGACGATGACCGGCACGAAGCTGACGACGCTGCCCACGCCGCTGAAGACGCCGTCGATCACCAGCGAATGCACGGCCGGGTTGACGCTCATCGACGTCAGCAGCGCGGAGACCGCTTCCGTCAGCGTGCCGACGCCGCGGTCGAGCGCGTCCTGCAGCCAGGCGCCGACGACGTTGAACGTCAGCCAGAACACGACGCCCATAATGGCGGCGAAAGCGGGGATTGCCGTGAAGCGCCCGGTCAAAAGGCGGTCGATGCGGCGGCTGCGCTCGCGCTCTTTGCTCTGCCGCGGCTTCACGACCGTGCGTCGGCAGAGCTTGCGGATAAAGTCAAAGCGCATGTCGGCGATGGCGGCGGCGCGGTCGAGCCCGCGCTCTCGTTCCATCTGCACGATAATGTGTTCGAGCATCTCCTTCTCGTTCTCCGTCAGATGCAGCGCTTCCAGCACGAGCCGGTCGCCTTCGACCAGCTTGCTGGCGGCGAAACGCACGGGGAGGCCCGCATCGCGGGCGTGATCTTCGATCAGATGCATGATGCCGTGGATGCAGCGGTGCACGGCGCCGCCGTCCTCGTCGCGGGCGCAGAAATCCCGGCGGCCGGGGCGCTCCCGATATTTTGCCACGTGGATCGCGTGGCTGATCAGCTCGCCGATGCCTTCGCCTTTGGACGCCGAGATCGGCACAACGGGGATCGCCAGCTCTTCTTCAAGTTCGTTGATGCGGATCGAACCGCCGTTGCCACGCACCTCGTCCATCATGTTCAGCGCCAGCACCATGGGCACGTCCAGTTCCAGCAG
This window encodes:
- the feoB gene encoding ferrous iron transport protein B, with translation MTLDELTVGQSAVIVSVGGAGALRQHFLDMGVIPGARVSVAQFAPMGDPMELTIHGYELTLRLADAARIRIRELTEAERNGGGAPALSRKEPEHPGLGEGGRYHTASGEQPLPEGATLTFALAGNQNSGKTTLFNRLTGANQHVGNFPGVTVDRKDGVIKGHPGTQVTDLPGIYSLSPYSSEEIVSRRFILDEHPAGIINIVDATSIERSLYLTMQLLELDVPMVLALNMMDEVRGNGGSIRINELEEELAIPVVPISASKGEGIGELISHAIHVAKYRERPGRRDFCARDEDGGAVHRCIHGIMHLIEDHARDAGLPVRFAASKLVEGDRLVLEALHLTENEKEMLEHIIVQMERERGLDRAAAIADMRFDFIRKLCRRTVVKPRQSKERERSRRIDRLLTGRFTAIPAFAAIMGVVFWLTFNVVGAWLQDALDRGVGTLTEAVSALLTSMSVNPAVHSLVIDGVFSGVGSVVSFVPVIVVLFFFLSMLEDSGYMARVAFVMDRLLRRIGLSGRSIVPMLIGFGCTVPAVMACRTLPSERDRRMTIMLTPFMSCSAKLPIYGFFTAAFFPRYSGLITTGLYALGIVIAVLVSLLGKNTVFKGEAVPFVLELPNYRLPGLKNVMRLMWDKAKDFLQRAFTIIFMATIVIWFLQTFDFHLNAVADSKDSMLATVSGFVSPLFAPLGFGDWRVSAALVTGFIAKESVVATLTVTLGSTERLLALISPLSAAALLAFCLLYTPCVAAVAAIKRELGGRWAFGIVVGQCVVAWLCAGAVRLTGLLLGWA
- a CDS encoding SHOCT domain-containing protein, whose translation is MKTLNCPNCGGAYNPAKYRCDYCGSYVILSKENYVDLSEIPFDLESKIENKYPGIYVFGRLLGKGEKPILLGSANYLTGIVSAGGKLLLTNKSLSFSAHGLNIGRKEAKIDLRDITDVRMSANFLISQHIIVSTSNSSYKFVVHHGKEWVEKIKDAITHAEKFDERAGNSCAMASDYTVELRNLKKLLDEGIITQEEFDIKKRTILEI